CTAACAGCATCCTATGGATGATGTGATGCCTAGAAACCTTGATAGGACAGTGCGTTATGGCTTCGCCTAATAGCACCCTACGTCGGAGGTACGACGCTCCGAACCGTTCAGGGTAACTGGGAAGACATCCGTGAATACACCCGTCAAACTGACGTTTGGGGATAAGTTCGGGATAATAGGAAAGCCTTTTCTAGATCAGCTATGCCACCCTCAGCGCCTTCCCCCACGCCACCAGACTACACTCCACGCTTGCGATCGCTGATGATGGCGGCAGATATCCCCAGCTTCCGGGCCCTTAGCCAAGCGGCAGCCGTTTCCAAAACAGCGGTGAATCGCCTGCGGCATGGGCAAGCGGCGGCGCTACGGGGCGAGGTGCTATACCGACTGGCTCAAGCGCTGCACCGATCCATTCCCCAACTGCTCCAAGACTTTTCCGATCTGCCAATCGCTCCCCCAGCCGAGCCAGCCATGCAGCCGGATGACCAGTTCACTCAGCAGCAAACAGAGGAACTGCGCCAAGCTTTCCAGCAGGAGGTGCTGCACCAGATTGAATCCTGGCTGCTCCAATGGCCCACGGCGGTCTATGCCGCTCAGAAAAATCCCCAGGTGCCCGCTAGCCGCTTGGTGCCGCTCCTGCGTCCAGTTGAACAATTGCTCCAGCACTGGGGTCTAGAGGCGATCGCTCCCGTGGGCGAAGAGGTCATGTATGATCCGCAGCAGCACCAGCTTTTGGACGGCCATGCCCAAACGGGCGATCGCGTCTTGGTGCGCTACACCGGCTATCGTCAGGGCGATCGCTTGCTGCATCGTGCCAAGGTGAGTCCTGTCCAGTC
This portion of the Candidatus Obscuribacterales bacterium genome encodes:
- a CDS encoding helix-turn-helix domain-containing protein; translated protein: MPPSAPSPTPPDYTPRLRSLMMAADIPSFRALSQAAAVSKTAVNRLRHGQAAALRGEVLYRLAQALHRSIPQLLQDFSDLPIAPPAEPAMQPDDQFTQQQTEELRQAFQQEVLHQIESWLLQWPTAVYAAQKNPQVPASRLVPLLRPVEQLLQHWGLEAIAPVGEEVMYDPQQHQLLDGHAQTGDRVLVRYTGYRQGDRLLHRAKVSPVQS